ACTGTtagttgtacattttaaaaatatggcCTCTATAAAGGAATGGCAATAAGTCCCATTGTCAATTTGTCACATATTTAGTGACCTAAATAGAAAGACAAGTAACTTGTGAGTTTTTACTTTGTGTCCATCACATGAAATCATAACATAAAtggtagtttgtggttgtaaagtgacccAACTTAAAAACGTTTAAGAGGTATGAAGGCTTTTGCAAGTACCTCGTTgcaaaattaaaggtttttgtgGCAACAAAAACTAGCAAAAAGAATACCAACCTCTTGAAGATGACCACTCACTTGTTCCTTCTTCTTTACTGCCTTTGTCATCCCCAGACAAGTCTCCTCCTCCTGCACCTCCAGCACCACCTGCTCCTCCAGCTCCTGCCCATTTGCTTCCAGGCTTAGGAGGAGGCACCGGTGCCCCTCCTCCCACGGGTGTAGCTCCTAAATACAGATGTCTTGTCTCTTTGCTAACATAGTGCCCTCCAATATTTATAAACTGACCTCCTATTTGACCTCCTAAAGATGGAACAAACTTCTGGAAGTTGTCCTGTAATTTGAGGATATGAAGAATATAAAGAATAGTGATGCTGCACTTACCAAGCATCGACAAACACTTTCAATTTGGAACCATAACAATGTGGGGGTTTTCAACTCTTATGTAGTGAATATGGATTGTGCAAATCATCATGAACAAATGCAGTTATTTAGACTTTTAGTAAATTTTACAAAGTTAAGTTCAAGCCATCATTGTCACTTTCATAATTTATGTCACTTAAACTAAATGCTTTTAAGAATAttgcttttccatttttttttaggtttatgGATTTTTCAATATGTTGGATGCATTCTAAGATGGTTCAATGTGTCATTGAAATTAACCTAAAAGTAATCGGCATTTGTTTTCTCTCACCATCGAGTCGCTGGTGAAAACATCAGGATTATTCTCGTAGATGAACTTCTCAACTCTCTGCCGCCTCATCCTGAACATCTTAGAGCCCCggttcttcagcagggaaagcTCCTCCAGCATGATCTCTTTGGGAGTCCTGATCTTTGTTCCCAGATCAAACTCTGATGCCTCTGGCTCCAACTCAAACTCTAGATAACAGCaggtgaaaacataaaaattggaATGGTTTCAGTTGAGAAATGGTAACCTTTAGTTAATGCCACTGATAGCTGTGTTATCCAGAGGTAAAATTTCAATAAAGTATTGCATAAAAATACTATGTAGGAGCATAAGTAAAGTTAAACAGTTCTATTATAGTGAACAAcatcatttaaaagaaataacaatatattttaatgacCTATTTTAAGGTTACCTTTGATTTAATTATGTTGTATATAAGTTCTCATAGGAATACATGTAATGATTTGACTAACGTTTAGTACGTTTTGACCATGTTATTGTTCAGATGTCATTACAAGATATAGTGATCAGGGTTCCTCTGCAGTCTGGAACAGTAtgggaaaataaaatgagatGGTAATATGAAAACTATTTGTATTTCAAGAATTTATTCACTGTTCTGTTGTCATTCCCTTCTGTCCTTCCCTTTTTCCTTGCattattttttccttccttaTATAATTCCTTCCCTTGtggccttccttccttccttcctccctctctCCACTATGTCAatcctttcttctttcctcattccctttctttctctcttcattGTTTCCTACTTTACCTTTCTTCTTTCTCATTCATTGTGTCCCCTTTTCTGCCCTTACTCCAAAAGCCCTTCCTTCTGTCCCTCCTCTCTTCCTTGTGCACTTAATTCTTTGTGTCCAAAAATGTGTCTCCTTCTTATTGTCTTCATGCTGTCCTTCAATATGGTCCTGTCTCCATTCCTATATCGAGTCATTTCTTCCTTCTCTCATTCCTTCTTCCCTTCCCAACCacctttaaatgtttcattCCTTGTTCCACTTATTCAGTGCTTCTTTCATTGTGTCCTTGATTGTTTCATTGCCGTAATTTCTTCTGCCCTTCCTTGTGTTGCACCTCCTGTCTGTTTGTCCCTTCTTACCTATTGTGTCCTTTCCCCTTCCTTCCTTGTGCCCTTccttgtggttttgttttttgctggtACCATGTGAAAACCCCGCCCATTCTACACGTATCTAAATTCTGAGTGAATGTCTGTGTTTACATGTTAAAATTAATATAAAGGACCGAGGACtctaaaatatttacagaaattaTGTGTAGGGACCTTAAGAGGTGGATGAAATGGCTTTAACAAACATATAAATACAACCACTAACTCCTGTTTCTTTCAATGTTCTTTCTTTAATATTGTTGCACAAAATATCAATGGCTCTAGGTCCAGTGCATCATCTGCAGTGCCCAATTCTTTAACCCTTCTATTTCTGTGTACACCAGTTACATGAAAGAGCTTTAGTGAGCAGCGCTAATTTCATATTCACATCATTTCACGTCAGCCTTACCATCCTGACTGATATGCGATAGGTCAGTTATGATCTTGGAGGGCTTTTTCCGCTTGTTGAGGGGGGCAGGTGTTCCCAGAGGCATGGCTGGAGGGAGAGGGAGAAACCATAGAATGTTATTCCCGGGTACAGAAATGCAGAACAGCATTCCTGCATTTAAAGTTTACGGGGCAAAAACTCTGTAAGAAAAATAGTCCCGTTGCTTCAAAAGataaaagcaaagcaaagtTAGAATTCTTTAAAACCGTAATTTGGAAAGAGGTGAAAAGGTTGAAAACAAAGCTGAAGTTTTGGGAATTTTTGAGAAAGAAAATCGAGAGCAACAATAAGACTGGTTTGCCTAATTAGATGAAATGCAAGTTTCAAATGGTTTAAAGAAGATGAGGAggggagaaaaagaaagaaggttTTAATTTATGACTGATCTCCACCAGCTTCTGAGCATAACTTACCATCATCAACACCAAAACCTATCGTCAACCCCTGAAAGTTAGCAAGAGCTGAATGCAACAGACCTGCTGACAACATGTCCTCCTAATTTTCATCATCACGGGAAGTGTCGGTGCCCTTATTCCTTACGTTCCCCCATGGAACACATGTCAGCTCAATGTGtacatctgtttttgtttagggATACAAGATCTGTTCTCAGATCTGTCAGAGTAAACTGAAGTAGACTGTGGTTTAGTGAATACCTTCTTATTAGTTAACTATCCAGGTAAAATGAGGGTTTTGGGATCcctaaaaatcataaaaattagGTATATCATAAAATTATATTGGCCAATCTGCTGCTTGTAAGTGGGTTAATGAGATGGAATATGGCCCACTTTCTCGTATGTCAAATCCTTTCCCACTTGAAGCACATGAATAGTATTTTCCAGCCTGTTCAAACAACCTCTGCTGTCCCCTTTGAGCACCTTAGATGGTCATTTGTGCTTAATTGCACCTGCAAATTTGATTCCAAATACCTGCAAACTCAGCCACAACATTTTCTTTAAGGTCCAAGTAAGTGGCAAAACATCACATCACATCTATTGGCTGTAACTGAACCCACTGCAGCTATTTTTAAAAGCCATTTCCAGCCAAGACATTTTAGCGACATCCAATGGCGTCATAAGGCTATCAAACGGACCTGAAGCAAactccaaagaacacaaaacacacCTCCAGAAAATCAGCTGTAAATGGCTGTATGAATATCAAGAGTGAGAACAGGAATTCATGTTAATGAGGATTTCCGATTTTGGGGAGTTATGGAGATTTACTGCCTTCCTCTAAGGCTCTGATAACACTATATAAAACTTCTGTAACAGTCAGCACATTCAGCTCTTTATTTAGTTATTAAaggctttacaaataaatatatgttcCCCCTCATTAACTGGATAGCCAGTGCAACTTATATTTGTGAAAACCATTTTCATTCATGCATCCAGAGTTGAAAGGCAACAGGTTAAGTCAACTAATGTactgaaaaaacacaacaacaggtTTAGTTCCACTCACCGGGATGCTGTTGTAATTCTGTGAGAAGAGAAAGACCTATTAATACCAAACAGTAAGGAAGATATCGATCTCAAAGACAAGGGTACAAATCCCTCAGTGCCTCTGACCCCACTTTGACTAGACTCACGTCCCGCAAAGTGCGAAGCCCACTCAATATTCAGATAGTAGATCTTGCAGAGGGTTGGGGGGTGAGGCAGGAGTGTTGATGTCAAGACGGGAGGGGGAGGCTGAAGTTAGGAGTGTAAGTACGGAATGGGAAGGGGGGGATTAAGCCGGGTAGAGAAGTCTCTCTTGGCCAGCTGAAATTGCTGATGGTGATATTAAAGGAACAAAATCATTCTTGCAGATGGCTCTGCAGCCTATATTTAGCTGCAAAGAACGAGGGGAACAGAACTTAGTCCTAAGACAAACCTCTGGAGACTCTGGGTGTGTTTGGGGTAAGAAGAAAGACACGGAGAAAAGTGGAGAGGACTAAGTATAAGTGCAGAGTGCAAGTCAAAGGCTCAGAataagtgtatatatatatatatatgaaggcCAAATCAGTTTACGTTTCAAAGGGATGGTGATGTTCTCAACAATAATAGCTAATTGTTGAACAATACTGACATCCAACATCACAAACGTATCAATTCCAATCACATCCTGTACAACAAATTTGGATCAAACCCTTAGAAAAATTgccctgaaagaaaaaaagcagaaaatgaatctttttatttatttagggaaTTCTATATACGGCTGcatggtggagcagttggtagcactgctgccttgcggCAAGgatgtcctgggttcaaatcccaggctggggtctttctgcatggagtttgcgtgTTCTCCTCTGTGCATGcatctgggtactccagcttccttccacagtccaagaacatgactgttgggtgaattggtgtctctaaattgcctttggctgtgtgtgtgtgtgtgtgtgtgtgtgtgtgtgtgtgtgtgtgtgtgtgtgtgtgtgtgtctctgtattgCCTGTGATAAACTGGCGGTTCAGGGTTCAACTTATTTAGGGTGAACTCTGCCCCTCTCGCCCTCTTGCATCCCTGCAAGGACAGGCAGATATAGATAACAGTTGGATGGATTCTCCATACTGACATTGATGCTGCACAAACCATACATACATGTGCattaccacaaacttcaatacatTCTATTGGGATAGTATTTAAAGAGCAACAGGAGAAATACTAAAATTTTTCAGTCCCATTATTTTAAACACTatacctgacccacatgcacgAACAGTCTCAGGGGACCATAGGAaagttttaaacagtttattagGAAACAATGACAATGAATGTGAACGAGATCTTGATCTCCACCTGGGCTTGAAAGACAGCTGGGGCATTAGTGAGTCCAAAGGGCATGaccatttattcaaattgttcTTGGGGGCTCCAGAGGGCTGTCATCCACATATTTCCCTGGCGTAGGTGAACCAAGTGGTAGGCGTTCCAGAGATCTAACTTGGTGAAAACTGTGGCATCCTAGACGGGTACAAATGCTGAGGAAATCAGAGGAAGCGGCATTTGTTCATGATAGTGATTTGGTTAAGACATCTATAATCATGCAGGACTGGAGTAAACCATCTTTCTTAGACACAAATAAGAACCCTGCCACTAGAGGTGAAGAGGAGTGACAGATTATGCCTGCTGCAAGTCAGTCATTGGTGTTTTGCTCTATGGTGTCATGTTCTGGATGGGAGAGGTTGTATAAATGGCTAGATGGTAGGGTGCTCCATAAAGAATGTCTATGGcacaattacaggtccttctcaaaatattagcatattgtgataaagttcattattttccataatgtcatgatgaaaatttaacattcatatattttagattcattgcacactaactgaaatatttcaggtcttttattgtcttaatacggatgattttggcatacagctcatgaaaacccaaaattcctatctcacaaaattagcatatcattaaaagggtctctaaacgagctatgaacctaatcatctgaatcaacgagttaactctaaacacctgcaaaagattcctgaggcctttaaaactcccagcctggttcatcactcaaaaccctaatcatgggtaagaccgccgacctgactgctgtccagaaggccactattgacaccctcaagcaagagggtaagacacagaaagaaatttctgaacgaataggctgttcccagagtgctgtatcaaggcacctcagtgggaagtctgtgggaaggaaaaagtgtggcagaaaacactgcacaacgagaagaggtgaccggattctgaggaagattgtggagaagggccgattccagaccttgggggacctgcggaagcagtggactgagtctggagtagaaacatccagagccacggtgcacaggcgtgtgcaggaaatgggctacaggtgccgcattccccaggtcaagccacttttgaaccagaaacaacagcagaagcgcctgacctgggctacagagaagcagcactggactgttgctcagtggtccaaagtacttttttcggatgaaagcaaattctgcatgtcattcggaaatcaaggtgcctgagtctggaggaagactggggagaaggaaatgccaaaatgccagaagtccagtgtcaagtacccacagtcagtgatggtctggggtgccgtgtcagctgctggtgttggtccactgtgttttatcaagggcagggtcaatgcagctagctatcaggagattttggagcacttcatgattccatctgctgaaaagctttatggagatgaagatttcatttttcatcacaacctggcacctgctcacagtgccaaaaccactggtaaatggtttactgaccatggtatcactatgctcaattggcctgccaactctcctgacctgaaccccatagagaatctgtgggatattgtgaagagaacgttgagagactcaagacccaacactctggatgagctaaaggccgctatcgaagcatcctgggcctccataagacctcagcagtgccacaggctgattgcctccatgccacgccgcattgaagcagtcatttctgcaaaaggattcccgaccaagtattgagtgcataactgtacatgattatttgaaggttgccgttttttgtattaaaaacacttttcttttattggtcggatgaaatatgctaattttgtgagataggaattttgggttttcatgagctgtatgccaaaatcatccgtattaagacaataaaagacctgaaatatttcagttagtgtgcaatgaatctaaaatatatgaacgttaaattttcatcattacattatggaaaataatgaactttatcacaatatgctaatattttgagaaggacctgtatatggtctGTGGAGTGGCAAGAAGACTGTTTTGTGATTACTGAATACCtgcttaaaatgtaaatagtcCTCAGGAACATTGGAAACTCTGGAAGTTGACCCTGAGATTTTTGTCCTGGATTGCCCcacatttagctccattcatttgGTGAGTTCATAGTGACGTGTAGTGTTAGACTTTCACCagacatagcattttgcatgtaggctaaaaaaaagtttgtcGCACAAAAAAGTTTGTTGCACATGTTTTTGGTGTCCCGTACATGGCTTGCGGTctgttaccccttttccacTAATGCGTTTCGGAGCCATGTTCCTGTTCCTGAACGTGATTTCGAACCGGTGACGCATGTTTCCACCAATGAAAAGAGGTTACAAAGCACAAACTCTGGTTCAACTCGGGCACCGCAGAATACTTTGCTGGTGTCCTGCATCTGTGTTAATGATATGGACAGGTCATAGTCAATGTTAATATCGTTGATGATTCGTTGATGATCGTTGATGATTCGTCCCTTCCAGTAAATGTACCATAGCTTTTTATCCACCACCACTAGTGGCACTGCTTACTAGCCATTGGTAGGCTCCACTGTGGGGGAGGATCTGTGAATGGAGGGCCTGTTGACATTTTCAAGCTAAGTCCACGATTTTCTCAcaactccctactgcagctttaaaaccTAACCTTGTTTTGAACTTTTCAGCAACTTTATACTTGACCTGTCCAATGTGTTGCTTGGTCTCCATTAAGCTGTTTGTTCTCAAACGTTCTCTAACAAGAACAACTGGATTGATTTTCATATTAAATTTCACACATGtggactatttactaattagatgacttcCAAAGGCAACTGGTTGTAAggttatcagagtaaagtggAGTGTAAacaaatgcaggccacactttttagattctttaatgttaaaacttttcaaaactttgtatgattttccttccactttaaagttatgcattactttgtgttggtgtatcacaaaatctaattaaatacacaggtttgtgtttgtaaatagAATAAAGAGCAATGTTAAAGGGCAAAACCTTTATAAGGCAATGTAGAGAAGAAGGTTTCAGGAtatatgtgaaaaataaagtaaCAATAACGCATATAACCATGGAAACTACAGGGCATATTTTTTCAgtacatctttaaaaaacatcCCAAAAACCTGACCCAGGTGGAGTTTTTGCTCAGTCTTTTTTGGCAGGTACCTTAACAGTTAATTCATTACTAGCGTCATACCTTGATACATATAATTTCCCCTTTGCATAAATAGTATTTGGTTTGGATTTTAACAGCTCTATTATTAGGCACCAGTGAGTGTGAGTGGCACCAAAATGCCTTTCTGGCTGCATGCTCAGCAAACGGAGAGTGCATCTCACCGGCGGACCATAGCGCCACCGAGTAGTTCAAATTCATGTttacaagaaaataaatgaatgtaagGAAATACtctattttctattttgaaatTCCAAGTTGTATATAAAAGACATAGCTTCTTTATTAatagaaatgtattaaataagttgggtgttattttttattcagtttatttcagagGAAAGGTTAAAAATACTTGTGAGCTCCCTTTGTGGTCTGTCAGGCCAAGAACAAAAAGTGACACCAACTAAACAGATGTAACTCAGCAAATACATAGAAGCCCTCCACTGGAAATGTGCTGTATTGAACAAAATGGTGATTACCTAAAGTCAGTGAAAATTCCAGGTTTTCATAATAAAACAATTGACaacttatttcagttttttgcaCATATAATGTATAATATATCCTTAAAATTCAAcagataaaaaaaggaaaacttgcTATAATATGGTTGCATAAATGTGCCACAGAgtcagtttcttcccccaggctgatTATCTGATGAACACTTGTCACCgtttcagaacaacaccatgcatacttggactaaTCTCGCATTAGATTCTTTTATAAAGTCAATTGTgaatatatgtacatttaaaaagatgttccttattattgagagcaaagtgtaccggagtcaaattccttgtttgtctgtacaaacttggcaataaagttgattctgattctgattctttggTTTGAGCTTATCAGCAGCACGTGCCTTGAATAGACAATAAACGCTTTACCTTGGAAAAGTTCTCTAAATCTTTTAGATACTGAGGTCATCTCTTGTCAACAGCTGTGTTCAGATGAGCTTTGAGATTTTCTGTCATATTTACTTCTGAACTCTGACTTTATTTTCCTCTTATTAATTAACCTGGATGTCTGCTTGGACTCACAACATTACTGAAAAACAATTCACAACTAATATTAATTTTATCctctatgaaaaaaaaacaactttccatttgaaataaagaaatcCCAGAATACAATGGTGCTATCACAATGTTTCACTATGGGCATGGGGTTCGTGATGTCCAGAACTTCAGGTTTGGTTCATTCTGAAAGAAATCCACTTTCTACAGAAGGTTTTAAGACATTTTAGCCAGGCCTGGGTGTTTTCTATGAAAGAAAAAGCTTGTCTCAGCCTTACTCCTTAGACTAGACTCATGGAGAATATAGGAGATTGTTGTTACATGTAGAACACAACAAGTTCTTGTTGGAAATTCCTGCAGCCCTTTCAGTGTTACAATCAAGTTTTATGACCAGTTTCTGTCTTGTCTTTTCTGTTATCCAGAGAAATCTCtagtctttttcattttcctgtTGTTCTCCATGTGGGCTGCAAAGTGCCACAGTAATAAGTACTGTTTACCTGCAGCAAGGATATCATGGGGTTGAATACTGTCCTGTGCTGGAGATAATAAACGAACACCACTGCCCCCGCCATGACTGTAGATAAATAAGCAGGCATATACAATGAGTGGATGTTCTATATTTTCTACAGTTATTTCTGACTTTCTTTATTGTGCCAAGTTATGAAAAAAGTTGCAGAAGCTTTTCTGCCATTCCAATGATAACTCCGTACAACAAGATCTTTTTGACCCTTTGTAATGTATCTGCAAACTATGGCTTTATCTAAAAGATGCAATAATTTCTGGCACAACTTCACTGACACCCACGGTGCATGGAGAGGGTCAGAGATCTGGTCAGGTGATGACTCCAGCAAGACTTGAAGCACTGGAAATACTGTTAATATAGTTGTTATCAGTACTTCAGGTTTTGCTAGAACTTCACCTCACCTTTATCTAAACGATGCAAAAGCgggatattttgaaaaatacaacTAAAAAAGTTTGACTTTAGGGTTAGCCAGATTTAATATATTTGATTGTTAGTAACCTCAAAAAGACTGAATTGAATGAAAATAAGTCAGTAGATGCTTTAgtgaaatattactttaaagGTGTGCACACTTATGCAACATGATtattgcagtttattttttgcaaaccaaggttaacagatttatttcatTATGAAAATCTAGCAATTTAACTGGGGTGTTTACACAAAATTGTGAGATatattgtgagaagcttttgGAAGTATAACCAAAATGTTTGATCCAAGTCATACCgtttaaaaagcaattaaaaagaaaatctcttAAAGAATTACTCTTTCATTTTTCTTGCTTTTAGcaaatgaaaatcattttgttCTGACCTAAATAGGGAAACATGTCCTTTTAATAAGTGTATTTAAAAGTCTGACTTGAACAGtatgtcattttttattttgttggttcTTGGTGGTCTATATTCATTAGTGTCTCTATAATGACCCTGCGATGGAGTGGCAACCTGTCTTGAACGTAGACTTCATGGACTGGCTTCCGTCTCTTAACAACTTTGAACAGGACAGGTCTTTGTTTTGCTTAAAACATACACAACGTAACACAACAACTTAGGATTTTTCTGAAACTCCTAAATGGAAATTATTAGCTTTACAATCAGGAAGGATAGTTATAAACCATCATCTTTAAGAAAGAAATTTGGttggtaaaatgttttgtaaatgatGACTGGAGATAGGTTGCATGGCCATCCATTGTTACCACTGTTACCTCACAGCAAGAACGTCCATGGCTACAGTTTTGACCTTTCTGTGTGGAGCTGAAATGTTCTCTTGTGCAAACATGGGTTCTCTTCGGGTATTCCAACTTTCTTTCACTGTCTAAAAGCATGCGTTAGCTCAATTAGTTGTTTTAATATAATCCTTAGGTGCGTGCATGGCTCTGTGTCTTAGTGTGTGCACATGTGCATGTGTGCACTAGAGAGATCTTTTAAATGTTAGAGAAagacacaatttaaaaaatagctAAGGCTACACCAGATAAAGACACTTATCAGCCTGTTTATTAGACATATCTTGCAAGTACCAGGGTGGGCTCCTTTTGCCTTTACAGGTTTCATAATTCCTtgtggcatcaacaaggcatcaGAAACATTCTTTCGGGATTTTGGtgcatattgacatgataggtGCACTGTGGTTATTAAGGTCTTGTATTAAATTGTATGACATGTTGCAAAGACTTTTGATTTAGATATTTTTATGGTTAGGCTGTGTGCATTAAAGCCAGATTGAATAACACTTGAGGGTAGTTGCTCTACCACAATATTTCCTGCAGAGGGTAGCATGGATGTGCAATGGCTTCCCCCCTCTCATTTTCATGTTTCTGATTGCAAACCTTCTTAGTAACTTAGACTTTTCTGACGggagtttgaatttatttctgtgaCAGTTTGAGTCTTGTATAGGTGTTTGATTAACCCCCCACCCTACCCCCACTCACAGAAGTTCACAAACCTGTATCATAGGTTATTTTAAATTGACTATGTAGGCTCGCAGATCCCCATTCTGGGAATGAATGGTGATCTGATCAGGACACACAACCACATTTAACTTCCTCTCGATATCTCCAAAAACAGACACTAATCCTTTGCTGTTTTGAGGATAGAAAGGCTACAGTTCATAGAATTTTCCCAGAAAGGTTGTATATATTCAGATAACATTCTAAAAGAATAATCTGTTTCTATTTTCTTTAATCCTTCAGTGTAGCTACCATgcagaaaaaaaggttaaataggtaaaaaacatacaacattCAAATAATTATGACATCTCTGCAAGTAAGTGGatggaaatcttttttttttataaatatttgacAGTTAAACTAAGACTTCATAGAAATatcttcatatattttacacgATAATAGAAAATCCTGCAATTGACCACATACATGCATATATTTAAGTTTTTGTATCCCGTTTTcccttttgttttccatttaaatttttttttttcagtagatCACtggtaaactgaaaaaaacctgtttgaaaGTAATTTCTCATATTTGTAATTAACTGTGTAAACATtatagacatttttatttttggtttcatCAAAGTGTTGTTTTTAAGGATCAATACCTTTTTTCTACAATAATAAAATTAACTGAATTATAGTTTTCTTCCTTGTGTATTTATTAcgtgtcattttg
This genomic stretch from Girardinichthys multiradiatus isolate DD_20200921_A chromosome 22, DD_fGirMul_XY1, whole genome shotgun sequence harbors:
- the myoz1a gene encoding myozenin-1a isoform X2 translates to MPLGTPAPLNKRKKPSKIITDLSHISQDEFELEPEASEFDLGTKIRTPKEIMLEELSLLKNRGSKMFRMRRQRVEKFIYENNPDVFTSDSMDNFQKFVPSLGGQIGGQFINIGGHYVSKETRHLYLGATPVGGGAPVPPPKPGSKWAGAGGAGGAGGAGGGDLSGDDKGSKEEGTSEWSSSRAGKGGKSKTLAVVKTYVSPWEKAMKGDENLLATLKPEMPGPIDRKHLPKYKSFNRMAIPYGGFAKANQLMKFQLPETEVTKEEPEPAVLYQHDISCRPSFNRTPIGWVASSEPSSIHMETDAVPFDGETDEL
- the myoz1a gene encoding myozenin-1a isoform X1, yielding MPLGTPAPLNKRKKPSKIITDLSHISQDEFELEPEASEFDLGTKIRTPKEIMLEELSLLKNRGSKMFRMRRQRVEKFIYENNPDVFTSDSMDNFQKFVPSLGGQIGGQFINIGGHYVSKETRHLYLGATPVGGGAPVPPPKPGSKWAGAGGAGGAGGAGGGDLSGDDKGSKEEGTSEWSSSRGAGKGGKSKTLAVVKTYVSPWEKAMKGDENLLATLKPEMPGPIDRKHLPKYKSFNRMAIPYGGFAKANQLMKFQLPETEVTKEEPEPAVLYQHDISCRPSFNRTPIGWVASSEPSSIHMETDAVPFDGETDEL
- the myoz1a gene encoding myozenin-1a isoform X3 — protein: MPLGTPAPLNKRKKPSKIITDLSHISQDEFELEPEASEFDLGTKIRTPKEIMLEELSLLKNRGSKMFRMRRQRVEKFIYENNPDVFTSDSMDNFQKFVPSLGGQIGGQFINIGGHYVSKETRHLYLGATPVGGGAPVPPPKPGSKWAGAGGAGGAGGAGGGDLSGDDKGSKEEGTRAGKGGKSKTLAVVKTYVSPWEKAMKGDENLLATLKPEMPGPIDRKHLPKYKSFNRMAIPYGGFAKANQLMKFQLPETEVTKEEPEPAVLYQHDISCRPSFNRTPIGWVASSEPSSIHMETDAVPFDGETDEL
- the myoz1a gene encoding myozenin-1a isoform X4 produces the protein MPLGTPAPLNKRKKPSKIITDLSHISQDEFELEPEASEFDLGTKIRTPKEIMLEELSLLKNRGSKMFRMRRQRVEKFIYENNPDVFTSDSMDNFQKFVPSLGGQIGGQFINIGGHYVSKETRHLYLGATPVGGGAPVPPPKPGSKWAGAGGAGGAGGAGGGDLSGDDKGSKEEGTTGKGGKSKTLAVVKTYVSPWEKAMKGDENLLATLKPEMPGPIDRKHLPKYKSFNRMAIPYGGFAKANQLMKFQLPETEVTKEEPEPAVLYQHDISCRPSFNRTPIGWVASSEPSSIHMETDAVPFDGETDEL